The window ttgaccaaatatattaattgttggaattttttatcctaatttgattttaaaaatttaatcactcaaaatattaatttaaaattatggatgatgatatatttacgatcaggacaatgatacgaacatatagaaatttatgtcatgaaattccgatgtctctaagtTCAGATATAAGCCTtctgtgtttttttcttttttctttaaataatttcaattctgggacgaatcctgtaTTCGTCCcaaggattcgtcccagaatttgggacgaatcccggattcgtcccaaactttgggacgaatagatggattcgtcccaaaattaaaaaaaaaaaagataaaaaatcgGAAGGTTTACATAtgaacctagagacatcggaatttcatgaaacaagtttctatgtgttcgtatcgttgtccCTAGAGTAATTATGTccacataaatatttttgaccaaatatattgattgttggaatttttttatcctaatttgatttaaaaatttgaatcactcaaaatattaattcaaaattatggatgatgacatatttacgatcaggacaaggaTACGAACGCATAAaaatttgtttcatgaaattccgatgtctctaggtccagaTATAAGCCTTccgtgttttttttcctttttttaaaataatttcaattctgggacgaatccaggatttgtcctagattctgggacgaatccaggattcgtcccagagtttgggacgaatcctgaattcgtcccaaaatttataaatttaaaaaaaaataataataattggaAGGCTTATATCTGGACCTAGAGACataagaattttatgaaacaaatttctatgtgttcgtatcgttgtcctaatCGTAATTATGtcacataaatattttttaccaaatatattgattttttaaatttttttgtcctaatttaatttaaaattttgaatcactcaaaatattaattcaaaattatagatgatgacatatttacgattaggacaatgatacgaacacatagaaatttgtttcatgaaattccgatgtctctaagtTCAGATATAAGCCTTccgtgttttttttcctttttctttaaataatttcaattctgagacgaatccaggattcgtcccagatttggggacgaatccaagatttgtcccaaactttgggacgaatagatggattcgtcccaaaatttaataaaaaaagataaaaaattggAAGGCTTACATATGAACCTAgggacatcggaatttcatgaaacaagtttctaggcgttcgtatcgttgtcccaATCGTAATTATGTccacataaatatttttgaccaaatatattgattgttggaatttttttatcctaatttgatttaaaaatttgaatcactcaaaatattaattcaaaattatggatgatgacatatttacgatcacgACAaggatacgaacgcatagaaatttgtttcatgaaattccgatgtctctaggttcagatataAGCCTTCCGTGTTTTGTTCCTtttgttaaaataatttcaattttgggacgaatccaggattcatcccagatttggggacgaatccaggattcgtcccagattttataaatttttaaaaaataaaatcgaaaGGCTTATAtctggacctagagacatcagaatttcatgaaacaaatttctatgcgttcatatcgTTATCCTAATCGTAATTATGtcacataaatattttttaccaaatatattgattgttggaattttttaatcctaatttgacctaatttgatttaaaaatttgaatcactcaaaatattaattcaaaattatggatgatggcatatttatgatcaggacaattatacaaactcatagaaacttgtttcacgaaatttcgatatctctaggtccatatttaaagTTTCGATCACTTATCTACGAACATGCGTtgcataataactttttagttagcagtaaactatatatgttttaaaaaatatctacctagagacatcagaatttcatgaaataagtttctatgcgttcgtatcattgtcctgattaTAATTATGTgcacataaatatttttgaccaaatatattgattgttggaatttttttatcctaatttgacctaatttgatttaaaaatttgaatcactcaaaatattaattcaaaattatggaagatggtatatttacgattaggacaacgacacgaacgcatagaaatttgtttcatgaaatactgatgtctctaggtccagaTATAAgccttttgtgttttttttacttttttaaaaaataatttcaattctgggacgaatccacgattcgtcccagatttggggacgaatcctggattcgtcccagattttaggATGAatcatggattcgtcccaaattttaaaaaaatttaaaaaaaaaaagaaaaataatctgAAGGCTtatatctgaacctagagacatcagaatttcatgaaacaaatttctatgcgttcgtatcgttgtcctaatcttcacataaatatttttgaccaaatatattaatttttgaaattttttattctaatttgatttaaaaatttgaatcactcaaaatattaattcaaaattatagatGATGGCATATTTACAATTAGGACAATGATACGTacacatagaaatttgtttcatgaaattccgatgtctttaAATCCAGATATAAGCCTTCTGTGGTTTTTtgctttttttaaaataatttcaattctgggacgaatccagtaatttcaattctgggacgaatccaggattcatcctagattttgggacgaatctaggattcatcccaaactttgggacgaatagatggattcgtcccaaaatattttaaaaaaaagataaaaaatcaGAAGGCTtacatatggacctagagacatcgaaatttcatgaaacaagtttctatgcgttcgtatcgttgtcctaatCGTAATTATGTCCacatagatatttttgaccaaatatattgattgttggaattttttttcctaatttgatttaaaaatttgaatcactcaaaatattaattcaaaattatggatgatgacatatttacAATCAGGACAaggatacgaatgcatagaaatttgtttcataaaattccgatgtctctaggtccagaGATAAGGCTtccgtgttttttttttctttttttaaaaataatttcaattctgggacgaatctaggattcgtcccagatttgggggcAAATAATGGATTCATCCCATATTcaggacgaatcctggattcatcccaaaatttaaaaaattaaaaaaaaaaaaaaatcggaagGCTtacatatggacctagagacatcggaattttatgaaacaagtttctatgcattcatatCGTTGTCCTAATCATAATTATGTCCACATAtaaattttttaccaaatatattgattgttgggAATTTTTAATCCGAATTTTACCTAATGTGAGCTAAAAAATTGAATCACTCAAAGTATTACTCCAAAATTATGAATgatgatatatttacgatcaagacaaCGATATgaatgtatagaaacttgtttcataaaattcttatgtctgtaggtccatatgtaagtcttccaatttttttttcgtttgttttaaaatattatcaattctcggacgaatctaggattcgtcccagatttggggacgaatttagcaacAAAATTTTTGTCTATTGCGAACTTGAAACGAAATATTTTTGTTGCAGATTTCGTTGGTAATTTGAGTCGATATTTATTTTTGTCACTAAATTTGTtctaattttgggacgaatttttttCGTTCTAGAATTTGTCCCTAAATTAGTGTTCTTTTGTAGTGCTTGCAGATTCTTCTAGCAGAAGCTAAGCTAGTCGGTGATCAACAAGGTATGAAACCTAAACAGACGGAGAAGATGAGAACAGTCAGAGAGCGACATGAGGAACTAACATGAGGAACTAAAACTCTTAGAAAACAGAACGAGGGAGTCACTCTCACGAGCTCGACAAAAATTTAGGTCAATCTAATTTATTGTGGCCACAAGTTGCAAGTTATTATATGATATTTGATCCCTCGGGGCTACGGTGCACTTCCATAGTTAATCAAACATTCATGGATCAATTTTCAGCTATAATGCATTGCATAATTAATTCCCTCTGGTAAAAAGACAATTCTGAAACGTTGGCTACGGAATGATGCGCCGTTTGTGTTTCTAGATTTATTTTGATGGTCGGTAGAAATTTTCATGGGGTCTGATCACCTTCAGGGTTAGTTTGAAAAGTTAAATAATTGGATTAACAATTATCTGATATTTGATCTTCTCTCCTGAACTCAgccagatcctctggaccgcaaatGCGGTCCAGATAAAGCTCCCTTTGCATATATTGGTGGAGATATATGGTCCCCACTTATAAAATAAGTGGGGACCATGCACCTCCACCAATATATGGAAAGGGAGCCTCCTCTGGACCGCTTTTTGCGATCTAGAGGATCTCTGCTCGAACTCAGGACCCCTATTGAATCTGTATCTTGATGGTGTGTGCCTGAACACGTTCCTTTCACAGTGACGTGGGTTTCATCTTTGAACATTCTAGGTGATTACAATCCTTGACATTCGGAACTTTGAAGATCGTCTCACAAGTTGGTGAGTTATATGACAAACAATTCAGCCTCTTTATTTGAATGGTTGCTCTAAtgatttgatgaggatgttgcatctagggttgtaaatgaatcaaagatttgtaaatatgataaagaACTTATTTATGTTTAACACCCAAtatcaattaaatgaacaaatttggataatttattaaataaaatgaataaatttaaatatatgtgTTCAACTTGTTAATATTTATGAAcatatttatgaatattatttgtaaataatatttatcaataaaattcttattacatgttaaataaataaagaaaattttaaaataaataaatacgtttattttatcaaatttaataattaattaataagtttaaaattttaaaataatcaaataagtttaaattgaaattttgataacatttaaataaattaagtttgaatCAAATTAAGCTTATAAAAAAATCACTTGGAATTCGGTTTGGTTCGTTCACCGCGTCTCCCCCTGCCACTGCAATTTGGACCGAAAGACAATTAGTCAAAACTGTTTGAAGTCAACATAAATTGTCCATGTCTTCTGTAGAGATAGACTCGGTGTACAAAGTCTCTTGAACCCTCACTTTCACTCCAGCTAAGGGAAGTGGATCTTCCGTTTCGTTGCAGCTGGAATTTCATCGGATGTTTTGACAGCAATTGCTCGACACTGAGTCGATCTCAGTGCCGACTTCTCTTTATCTTTGTTTGGTGCTCAGCTAAGGAAATAGTTTTGCGGTTGACTCCATGAATTTCCATCACACACCTTTGTCTTATTAGTTGCAGTTAAAGCAACAGAACCTGGTGAATGTTTCATGAAGAGAAGAAACAGAGCTGAAGTACATATTCTACAATGTATCTATTAGCGTTTACTAGTCTGGCTTAAACAGCGGTCGTTGAGGACGAGGTAGAGGAGTTCAAGCCGGGCTAAATTCAAGAAATTTTAAGTAGGTAAGTCAAGTATAGTGCAGCGGTAAAACATTCAACAGGCTCTCAAGTATTCACAATTCGAATCATAATTATAATACATTGGCTCTCAAATACTCATGACTTAAATTTTAGTTACGACACATTGACTTCCTAATATTTACTGTTCGAATCTCAATTATAATGTATTGTAGGATATTTTCTACGGTGAAATGATAAATCTTAGAAGTGGGTTGTTGGATGTGAATCTGTTTATACTTTCGGATTCATTCGATGTGTGAACCAGAGAAATATCATCCACGGATTAGTTGACACTTTAATTTATCACAAGAAGTTTAGTTATGCCAATGCTCCAAGTTAAACAAGGGTAACGGATCTTTAAAATAAGAAAGACGaactgattttttttacttgatatcGAGTTTGAATATTAACAAGgtgaaataaatataaatatttattttttaaaacaaaatttaaaattggaagccatttagaaaaaataaataaataaattaggtAACATAACTTAGAACATTGATTCAATCGTTGTTAAGACATCACAAATACCCAATATATATGGTTGCACGttttacttggaaaaaaaatctttataaatATCTCATAATTAGAGATTGAATTATAAATACATAATATTTTGAATAACAACTTGACTTGCCTCTAGATTTATCATTCAGTATAATATTCAAATTGTTATTGAGACACTTACActaattgaatttatttaataataacttGACACTTTTAGCCCCGGAAGTCATTTTGAGTAGAGATGaatattcggttaattcggttaatttaatattaattttgtataaattctttttattattattttaaataaatttaattaattcgatgttaattaaaaaaattaatttagttaattcaattttaataaatttttgatttaattcgattaattaatactaaaccgattttcaattaatttgatgttgaatttttaatttaatttaagatgCTAAGGAGGCAACAGTTTGGATGCACTTTGTTTATTAATGGACAATGGAATCCATTCAATGTCACGCGACGCGACGCGACGCGAGCCTTGTCGATGACGACCCTTCCATGACGCCACGCAGCGAAGCACAGCCTCCTCTGATCCAACGGTGGATGGCGGATCATCGGACTGCTGAGATTGAGTCTTCTCCGCCGCGTTTACCCGGCGAACAAGTCTTCGCACACTCCTCGCCACACTACTCGACAACGACTTGCGGGATCCCTAAAGCCtctgtttttcattttttttttcttttttttcttcttttctttgtcttcccTTCGTCGGTCGAGGAGCGCAATAAATCGTCGACTTTCTTGGCGACTTGTTCTCGATTCCTCATTCTGTGCCCGAAGTTTGCTACGTTTTGTTGATTCACTTCACTGAGTTTACAATTTTCTTGTTTTGAGAAGACTCTTCTCCCTGGATTAAAGCTCGTTTCGTCTGAATCATTTGGGATTTTTGCTTCTTTGAGCCAAAGGTTTCGTCTTTTGATTGGTTTGGATGGGTCAGCTCCTCAAAATCCTTTCTTGTTGCGGGTCTTGGTGATGAGTTTTGCGCTACAATGGTGCCTTGTTATTGAGCCATAAAAAACGTGGCGTCTGGCTTGGAGCGGCTCGGGATGGACTCTCGGAAGCCGCTGTGGAAGCCTCCTCAGCGTCAGCAGAAGCAAGGGGCGGCGTTGCGGCCGAGACTGGAGCGGTGCAACGCGTTGAAGCACATTGACTACGAGGCGCCGGCCGTGCGGGCGTCGTGGTCGGCGGGATCCTCCTCTGCTGCGTCAGAGGAGCAATCCAACACCCGCGCGACGCGGTCGCTGGACATCTGGCCGCTGGCTTACGCCCACCAGACGAGCTTCCGGATCGACGGCAGTGTCGAGGACGAGGTTGGCATGCTTTGTCGCAGCCTCGGTCTCGAAGGCCCCGATGACTTTGCCATTTCACTTGACGAGTGGGAGAAGCGAAAGGTGCAACCGTCTCCAGATACTGTAACTAGGTCTAGGCTTTCTCCGCAGGGCAGCCGAACCAGCTTCAGCCACACCTTGTCTTCGGGTCCTTCTGTGTCCAATTTGTCTGATGCAGACGAGCAGAATAGACAGGACTCGGGAGAAGGAGATATGAAGCTCTGTGTTGTTCGGAAACCCCATACTATGGTTTCCGAAACTGAACCCATCGAGATTCCATGTGCTTCTCCAAGGTCCAGGGCAGGAGATGGAGGTATCCGAGGAGTCCGGCCACCGGCTCTGTCTCCTCCACCACCTTTCACAACATTTTCGCCTCCACAGTCTGGACCTACAAGGAACAATCTACCATCAACTCTCAAAACTCCTCCCTCTATGCCCGTTCAAGTTTTTGATTCTTCCAGCACAACTTTCGATAACCTTAGAGCCTTGGCTCCAGAGAAGAGTGGGCGGGAGGCAGATCAAATGAAATCTGTGGATTCTGAGGACAAAGTGAAGGGGGGAGTTCCAGTAGTAGATGAAATGAGTAACAAGGAATTGAGGGAGATGTGGTTGGAAGACATATCAGCTGATGACTTTACTAGGACATCTTCTTACTCAACAATGAATGATGATGATACATCGAGTTCGACTACTGAAACATTCATCATCTCTCCAAATGGTAGGTTCAAGCTGAAGATGAAATCATGGATGCGTGGCGTACTCTTGGGGAGTGGTTCATTTGGTTCAGTGTACGAAGGGATCAGTGAGTAAGTAATGATGCTAAACTAATCCAGAGACTTATTGTTGAATTTCATAATATGTTAGTTGCATAATTCACCAAATTGAATACAATATGATTTTGCTGAGTACTTTTTGTTAGCTACTGCCTACTTGATCTTAAAGAGAATGATTTCTGTAGAGACTTCCTTACTGTGAAGTGGATTAATTTGATTTGCATGAACTTGTAATGGTTATTTAGGATGAAAATACCTAACATGTTAAATTTGCTAATTGGATTTTGCTTTAATTTATGTGAGCATGGTTAAGAAAAAAATGAAGCCATTCTGGCTCAGCAAATGGATGTTCGAAAACCTATCCAATCACTTCCATGGAAAAGTTAGTTATATTTAGGAATAGTTCTATTGCATCAAGGTTGTTGTGGTTCAAATAGATCCTTTCTGTGTGATTTTCAGCTCTTTCCAATTTTCAAGAATAAGTAGATTCTAGTTCAATATCTCATAGTTCCAGTTCGTTGTGGCATATAAACCAGTTCATGAGGTTGGAAATTTTGGTCACGTGTCACATTATATGATCGACGAAATGATAGTTTCTAATATACTTGGATTTGCATGTTAGATGGCATCTATTGTGAAACAGTGGAAGAATGACCTGTATCTAACTTTTAAGTGGAAACTTTAGTAATTTGCAAGTGCTAGGGTGGCCTCTCATATGATTTTGATGCCCTACAGATTCTAGCCTGTATTTTGTTAGCTCTTTCATTCTTGCAACTTAATCTAATCATCAGACACTTAGGTTCTTTTGGATGTTATTTCCCTTGTTTGTTCGGTAGTATTTTGTCGACATATCTACAATCTAGTATAATTAGATCTTGTATCTTGCTCCTTTGGAAGCTTTGGCTGTTATAAACTGGGTTAAGTATCATGTGATTGACTTATTATTTATCACCAAATATGTTTTGTCCATAGGGATGGTATATTTTTTGCTGTTAAAGAAGTGTCTTTGCTTGACAAAGGATGCAATGCTCAACAGTGTATTATCCAACTTGAGCAGGTATCCTGATACCAATTTCAAATTGTTTTATCCTGTTTCTGTTTATAAAATTGCTCTTATCTTTCACCATTcgagttaaatttaaattcaagtttaagtaTATTCTGACCTTGCTTACTTTCCCTTGCCAGGAGATTTTGCTGCTAAGTCAGTTTGAACATGAAAACATTGTTCAATACTATGGGACTGACAAGGTAATAACTTGTTTCTTCACCTTTCACAGATCACCAATTTCATGAACTTATTCTTCAAGATGGTTGCATATAGTTAAATGTATCAAATTATCATCAACTAAAGGAGATTTTTGCCTTAATTAATATGTCTTCTGTCAGAAACTACATGTGTGGCAAAAGACTAGTTGGTGGAATGAGAATACCCTTTTCATTTTTTCCTTAATTATTTGTATAACTTCTATAGTGGCATGTATTATTTTGTAGGAGGAGTCAAAACTATATATCTTCCTTGAACTTGTCACACAAGGTTCCCTTGCGTCTCTATACCAGAAGTATCGTTTGCAAGACTCCCAGGTTTCTTCTTATACCAAACAGATTTTAAATGGATTAAACTACCTTCACGAGCGTAATGTTGTGCACAGGTGAGGCAGCCATTTATTTTATGTTGGTGAAAATCTGATCTCTACTAGATATGACATTGAGATTTTTAGATCAATTTTCTCAGTTGAGGTTATGTTCCCCTATCTGAATCCAtttataacttaaaattttcttattatgATCATGTATTTATCCTGGCCTGTGACCACAAATCCTGCATACAAGAAAATTTGCTCTTtcaaaattttcagaaaaattcGAACAAATCTATTGAGGGAGATGCAATGCTATCTGTTCATTATCTTGGTAGCATGATCCATTTGGTCACTCATCCTTTGTCCTTGATTTTTGATCATCTCCTGGTACAATTTGACAAATGTTTTCCTTAACACCATATGATaactatatttttcatatttttctaggTTTTTTGTTTTGCTGTTTTCTATATATATCCTATGACAAGGAACTTAAGAGATcatttcttttgtcagagatgtCAAATGTGCAAATATATTGGTTCATGTGAATGGCTCTGTGAAGCTTGCAGATTTTGGATTGGCAAAGGAGGTTTGTTCTGATGTTCTCGAACTTCTTAAATGCACAATGTCTGTGAATATATAATTCATTGTTTCTGTTGCTATAAACCATTTCAGATGACCAAGTTCAACATGCTGAAATCTTGCAGAGGAAGTGTATATTGGATGGCTCCAGAGGTTAGGCCCTTTCTTGATTTTAAGTGGATATATCTTAATGTTTCAATAAACATTGCAAAACTTTTCAGAACACTGTCGTTTTTCATCATTTTGTTATGGATTTGGTGAGAGGCACTTTGTCTAAAGAATCTATATGATAATGCATGGTATGTTAACATTCTTATTATCAACTAAGATACCCGTTTGACTGGGGGCTGCAATATCAACATTCAAAcctaaatagaaaaaaatttggACTCACGTCATGAATTGCTAATTTCATGGCATTTTCTCCCTCCTAGTTTGAGGGAACTGGACATCATGAGCAAATATAACTTGCCAAATTAAGTAGATTTGATGATATGGGAGCATTTTCTTCTTTCTAAATGACTCTACAAGATAACCCATAATTCACTTGGCTTACATCAACACGAGCCTATGCAAATGTTTGGGTCTTAAGTTTGTTGATAAATACAGAAAAAAGAGTCTACGAGATAACCCATAATTCACTTTTGTTAACATCAACATGAACCTAT is drawn from Zingiber officinale cultivar Zhangliang chromosome 1B, Zo_v1.1, whole genome shotgun sequence and contains these coding sequences:
- the LOC121971201 gene encoding mitogen-activated protein kinase kinase kinase 1-like, giving the protein MDSRKPLWKPPQRQQKQGAALRPRLERCNALKHIDYEAPAVRASWSAGSSSAASEEQSNTRATRSLDIWPLAYAHQTSFRIDGSVEDEVGMLCRSLGLEGPDDFAISLDEWEKRKVQPSPDTVTRSRLSPQGSRTSFSHTLSSGPSVSNLSDADEQNRQDSGEGDMKLCVVRKPHTMVSETEPIEIPCASPRSRAGDGGIRGVRPPALSPPPPFTTFSPPQSGPTRNNLPSTLKTPPSMPVQVFDSSSTTFDNLRALAPEKSGREADQMKSVDSEDKVKGGVPVVDEMSNKELREMWLEDISADDFTRTSSYSTMNDDDTSSSTTETFIISPNGRFKLKMKSWMRGVLLGSGSFGSVYEGISEDGIFFAVKEVSLLDKGCNAQQCIIQLEQEILLLSQFEHENIVQYYGTDKEESKLYIFLELVTQGSLASLYQKYRLQDSQVSSYTKQILNGLNYLHERNVVHRDVKCANILVHVNGSVKLADFGLAKEMTKFNMLKSCRGSVYWMAPEVVDPKRTYGQAADIWSLGCTVLEMLTRRIPYPHLEPTQALFRIGHDEPPPIPDSLSQDAYDFISKCVQVNPDDRPTASELLEHPFVKRPLKL